From one Streptomyces mobaraensis genomic stretch:
- a CDS encoding Lrp/AsnC family transcriptional regulator has translation MSGSFAIRPDDVRIIRALQIAPRASFASMAAALGLTESTVNRRYRQLCAEGVIRVAGVVNPGALGQSRWLVRLRCRPGSVEAIAGALAQRDDVNWVAVGAAGSEVTCATQSRDEAQREELLGRRLPRTAAVLDVNAYAMLRQFMGGRGHYWAALHGTLSPEQEAMLAGEEPPFTESSVVAGDPVRLTTEDERLLAALAADGRAGLAGLAKAAGSTPGRVSRRLRTLLRQRVVYVDVEIAPAALGFHARANLWLRVHPSEVKNAGRALAREPEIAFAAAISGPFNVHAVAHCRDFDELFEFTSDRIGALPGLQSMEVSPVLRHVKQAGTLVSGDRLVGPYRPRT, from the coding sequence GTGTCCGGATCCTTCGCCATCCGGCCCGATGACGTCCGCATCATCCGCGCGCTCCAGATCGCTCCGCGCGCCTCCTTCGCCTCGATGGCGGCCGCGCTCGGCCTCACCGAGAGCACCGTCAACCGCCGGTACCGGCAGCTGTGCGCCGAGGGCGTCATCCGGGTCGCCGGCGTGGTGAACCCGGGGGCGTTGGGGCAGAGCAGGTGGCTGGTGCGGCTGCGCTGCCGGCCGGGCAGCGTCGAGGCGATCGCGGGCGCGCTCGCCCAGCGGGACGACGTCAACTGGGTGGCCGTGGGCGCGGCGGGATCCGAGGTCACGTGCGCGACCCAGTCGCGGGACGAGGCGCAGCGCGAAGAGCTGCTCGGCCGTCGGCTTCCGCGCACCGCCGCGGTGCTCGACGTCAACGCCTACGCCATGCTGCGCCAGTTCATGGGAGGCCGCGGCCACTACTGGGCCGCGCTCCACGGCACGCTGTCCCCCGAGCAGGAGGCCATGCTCGCCGGCGAGGAGCCGCCGTTCACGGAGTCCTCGGTGGTCGCCGGCGACCCCGTACGCCTCACGACTGAGGACGAGCGGCTGCTCGCCGCTCTCGCCGCGGACGGCCGGGCCGGCCTCGCCGGCCTCGCCAAGGCGGCGGGCTCCACGCCGGGCCGCGTGTCCCGCCGCCTCCGCACCCTGCTCCGGCAGCGCGTCGTGTACGTCGACGTCGAGATCGCCCCGGCGGCCCTGGGCTTTCACGCGCGGGCCAATCTGTGGCTGCGCGTGCATCCGTCGGAGGTGAAGAACGCCGGGCGTGCGCTGGCGCGAGAGCCCGAGATCGCCTTCGCGGCGGCCATTTCCGGCCCCTTCAACGTGCATGCCGTCGCCCACTGCCGGGATTTCGACGAACTCTTCGAGTTCACCTCGGATCGCATCGGGGCGCTGCCGGGCTTGCAGAGCATGGAGGTGTCACCGGTCCTGCGGCACGTCAAGCAGGCGGGCACGCTCGTGTCCGGTGACCGCCTCGTCGGACCGTACCGCCCCCGAACGTGA
- a CDS encoding SDR family NAD(P)-dependent oxidoreductase, protein MSSTSSAERPAPTALIIGASRGLGHAMAAEFIRRGWNVTGTVRDTAVRTPLHELAERTDGRVAVERLDVNEPGHLPPLHARLAERGPLDLLFVNAGTTSDEWTPIGEVATDHFVTVMTTNALGPLRAIEALEDLVSPTGLIGAMSSGQGSITNNTTAGRELYRGSKAALNMFLRGFAVRQARTHPRRGFVLLAPGWIRTALGGPDAPYTVEESAPLLVDVLLSRLGTSGLAYLDRSGRTVPW, encoded by the coding sequence ATGTCATCGACCAGCAGCGCGGAGCGGCCCGCCCCGACCGCCCTCATCATCGGAGCCTCGCGAGGCCTCGGCCACGCGATGGCGGCCGAGTTCATCCGGCGGGGCTGGAACGTCACCGGCACGGTCCGCGACACCGCCGTGCGCACGCCCCTGCACGAGCTCGCCGAGCGGACCGACGGCCGCGTCGCCGTCGAGCGCCTCGACGTCAACGAGCCCGGCCATCTGCCGCCCCTGCACGCGCGCCTCGCGGAACGGGGCCCGCTCGACCTCCTCTTCGTCAACGCCGGTACCACGAGCGACGAGTGGACGCCCATCGGCGAGGTGGCCACGGACCACTTCGTCACGGTGATGACCACCAACGCCCTCGGCCCCCTGCGCGCGATCGAGGCGCTCGAAGACCTCGTGTCCCCCACCGGCCTCATCGGAGCGATGTCCTCCGGACAGGGCAGCATCACCAACAACACGACCGCCGGCCGCGAGCTCTACCGGGGCAGCAAAGCGGCGTTGAACATGTTCCTGCGCGGCTTCGCGGTCCGGCAGGCCCGGACGCACCCCCGGCGCGGCTTCGTCCTCCTGGCGCCGGGCTGGATCCGCACGGCGCTCGGGGGTCCCGACGCGCCGTACACCGTCGAGGAGAGCGCACCGCTGCTGGTGGACGTCCTGCTGTCCCGGCTGGGCACGTCCGGCCTGGCGTATCTGGACCGCTCGGGCCGGACGGTGCCGTGGTAG